In Phragmites australis chromosome 17, lpPhrAust1.1, whole genome shotgun sequence, the following are encoded in one genomic region:
- the LOC133896827 gene encoding serine/threonine-protein kinase PEPKR2-like — protein MESLPRKRKGARAACSLAGSLHDAPAARKRTCREPKPRPEKKKPPSAGGDAADDASVRGGVVMTAPPASGRAAPDSPGRGLKRKLGCIESATRMGRKKRLESEYELGGEIGQGKFGSVRICRAKAGGEEFACKALPKNGEETVHREVEIMQHLSGHPGIVTLKSVFEDADKFYLVMELCSGGRLLDEIAREEKFSEQRAAIVIKDLMAVVKYCHEMGVVHRDIKPENILLTKAGKMKLADFGLAARVTNGQKLSGVAGSPAYVAPEVLSGSYSEKVDIWGAGVLLHVLLLGSLPFQGGSLNAVFEAIKTTELDFNCGPWESISGLGRDLIGHMLNRDVSARYTADQVLSHPWVLFYTECPLKAVAANLCVTKKIVAPKIPWDRIRSECDSSSSDSSSQDQDECGIVDALTAAITHVRISEPKRSRLCSPAITIQQECSSNLKSNLCTAF, from the exons ATGGAGTCGCTGCCGCGGAAGCGCAAGGGCGCGCGCGCCGCATGCTCTCTTGCCGGATCCCTCCACGACGCGCCCGCCGCCCGTAAGCGCACCTGCCGGGAGCCCAAGCCGCGGCCCGAGAAGAAGAAGCCGCCCTCCGCGGGCGGCGATGCCGCTGATGACGCCTCCGTCCGGGGCGGCGTGGTGATGACGGCGCCCCCCGCGAGCGGGCGGGCGGCGCCGGACAGCCCCGGGCGCGGGCTGAAGCGGAAGCTGGGCTGCATCGAGTCGGCCACGCGGATGGGGAGGAAGAAGCGGCTCGAGAGCGAGTACGAGCTCGGCGGCGAGATCGGGCAGGGCAAGTTCGGCTCCGTCCGGATCTGCCGCGCCAAGGCCGGTGGCGAGGAGTTCGCCTGCAAGGCGCTGCCCAAGAACGGCGAGGAAACGGTCCATCGCGAGGTGGAGATCATGCAGCACCTCTCGGGCCACCCAGGCATCGTCACGCTCAAGTCCGTATTCGAGGACGCCGACAAGTTCTACCTCGTTATGGAGCTCTGCAGTGGAGGGCGGCTTCTCGACGAGATTGCCAGGGAGGAGAAGTTCTCCGAGCAGCGCGCCGCCATTGTGATCAAGGATCTCATGGCCGTGGTCAAGTACTGCCACGAGATGGGCGTCGTGCACAGAGACATTAAGCCAGAGAATATTTTGCTCACCAAGGCCGGGAAGATGaagctcgccgattttggactCGCTGCACGGGTTACTAACG GTCAGAAATTATCTGGCGTTGCTGGGAGCCCAGCTTATGTGGCACCTGAAGTTCTTTCAGGAAGCTATTCTGAGAAAGTAGATATATGGGGTGCTGGTGTGTTACTCCATGTACTACTGCTTGGTTCACTTCCATTTCAAGGAGGCTCTCTGAACGCTGTCTTTGAGGCTATTAAGACAACTGAACTTGATTTCAACTGTGGTCCATGGGAATCAATATCAGGTCTTGGACGGGATCTTATTGGCCATATGTTGAATCGAGATGTCTCCGCTAGATATACTGCTGATCAAGTTCTTA GTCATCCATGGGTCTTATTTTACACCGAATGTCCCCTGAAAGCTGTAGCTGCTAATTTGTGTGTCACTAAAAAGATTGTAGCGCCCAAAATTCCATGGGACAGAATTAGGTCAGAATGTGATTCGTCATCTTCAGATTCATCAAGCCAGGATCAGGATGAATGTGGTATAGTTGACGCACTGACAGCAGCAATAACTCATGTTAGGATATCAGAACCAAAGAGGAGTCGGCTGTGTAGCCCTGCCATTACCATTCAGCAGGAGTGCTCTTCAAACTTGAAGAGCAACCTGTGTACGGCATTCTGA
- the LOC133896993 gene encoding glutathione transferase GST 23-like — MAEKGVKVFGMWASPIAIRVEWALRLKGVEYEYIDEDLTDKSDALLRYNPVTKKVPVLVHDGKPIAESTIIVEYIDETWKDGYPIMPADPYERAQARFWARFAEEKSWMQQTILMAGLDMYTLQCNPALYPAFTTTGEAQHKVVQEAQQCLKTLETALDGKKFFGGDAVGYLDVVVGWYAHWLPVIEEVSGASVVTDEDLPLLKAWFDRFLAVDVVKATLPARDRLLAFNKARREQLLSA; from the exons ATGGCAGAGAAGGGCGTGAAGGTGTTCGGCATGTGGGCCAGCCCGATAGCCATCCGGGTGGAGTGGGCGCTCCGGCTGAAGGGCGTCGAGTACGAGTACATCGACGAGGACCTCACCGACAAGAGCGACGCACTGCTCCGGTACAACCCGGTGACCAAGAAGGTGCCCGTTCTGGTCCACGATGGCAAGCCGATCGCCGAGTCGACCATAATTGTCGAGTACATCGACGAGACCTGGAAGGACGGCTACCCCATCATGCCGGCCGACCCCTACGAGCGTGCTCAGGCGAGGTTCTGGGCCAGGTTCGCCGAAGAGAAG TCCTGGATGCAACAGACGATTCTAATGGCAGGACTGGATATGTACACTCTCCAGTGCAACCCTGCTCTGTACCCGGCCTTCACCACTACCGGCGAGGCGCAGCACAAGGTGGTTCAGGAGGCCCAGCAATGCCTGAAGACCCTGGAAACGGCCCTGGATGGGAAGAAGTTCTTCGGCGGCGACGCCGTGGGCTACCTCGACGTCGTGGTCGGGTGGTACGCGCACTGGCTCCCTGTCATCGAGGAGGTTTCCGGCGCCAGCGTCGTCACCGACGAGGACCTGCCCCTGCTGAAGGCCTGGTTCGACCGGTTCCTCGCCGTCGACGTGGTGAAGGCGACCCTGCCCGCCAGGGACAGGCTCCTCGCGTTCAACAAGGCCCGCCGTGAGCAGCTCCTCTCCGCGTAG
- the LOC133896828 gene encoding purine permease 3-like — MEVETPAQQTCKDADATRLGQRAGTRPLRNPLLVVNFVLMVVGTSGGPLFLRAYFLHGGTRKWLSSLLQTAGFPLLLVPLYVSFSRRRRGDKATAFFLMTPRLLAATVAIGLMVGLDDLLYAYGLAYLPVSTSAILISTQLAFTAAFALLLVRQRFTAFSVNAVVLLSVGAAILGINSGGDRPVGESRAQYGAGFAMTLGAAALYGVVLPVMELSQARHAASAGAAAVSYTLVMEMQLVIGLAATAFSAVGMLANNDFHAIPGEAREFGLGRSGYYLLLCGSAAMYQCFFLGTIGAIFYGSALLAGVIMTVLIPITEVLAVMLFHEPFSRTKGVALALSLWGFVSYFYGEVQTSKARHQSDKPPNGEHLEP, encoded by the exons ATGGAGGTGGAAACTCCAGCGCAGCAGACATGCAAGGACGCTGACGCCACGCGGCTCGGCCAGAGAGCCGGCACTAGGCCACTCCGCAACCCGCTCCTCGTCGTCAACTTCGTCCTCATGGTCGTCGGCACCTCCGGCGGCCCGCTCTTCCTACGCGCCTACTTCCTTCACGGCGGCACCCGCAAGTGGCTCTCCAGCCTGCTCCAGACCGCCGGCTTCCCGCTCCTGCTCGTACCGCTCTACGTCTCGTTctcccggcgccggcgcggcgacAAGGCCACGGCTTTCTTCCTCATGACGCCCCGCCTCCTGGCGGCGACCGTGGCCATCGGCCTCATGGTCGGCCTCGACGACCTCCTCTACGCCTACGGGCTCGCCTACCTGCCCGTGTCCACGTCCGCCATCCTCATCTCCACGCAGCTGGCCTTCACGGCCGCCTTCGCGCTGCTGCTCGTGCGGCAGCGGTTCACGGCCTTCTCCGTGAACGCCGTGGTGCTGCTCAGCGTCGGCGCGGCGATTCTCGGGATCAACTCTGGTGGGGACCGCCCCGTGGGGGAGTCGCGGGCGCAGTACGGAGCCGGGTTCGCCATGACGCTGGGCGCCGCCGCGCTGTACGGAGTCGTGCTGCCCGTCATGGAGCTCAGCCAGGCGCGGCACGCGGCgagcgccggcgccgcggccgtcAGCTACACTCTCGTCATGGAGATGCAGCTCGTCATCGGGCTCGCCGCCACAGCATTCAGCGCCGTCGGCATGCTTGCGAACAATGATTTCCAC GCAATCCCGGGAGAGGCGCGGGAGTTCGGGCTCGGCCGGTCGGGCTACTACCTGCTGCTGTGCGGGTCGGCCGCCATGTACCAGTGCTTCTTCCTCGGCACCATCGGCGCCATCTTCTACGGCTCGGCGCTGCTCGCCGGCGTCATCATGACCGTGCTCATCCCGATCACCGAGGTGCTCGCCGTCATGCTCTTCCACGAGCCGTTCAGCAGAACCAAGGGCGTCGCCCTGGCGCTCTCGCTCTGGGGCTTCGTCTCCTACTTCTACGGCGAGGTCCAGACATCCAAGGCGCGTCACCAGTCCGATAAGCCCCCCAATGGGGAGCATTTAGAACCGTAG
- the LOC133896630 gene encoding purine permease 3-like, with translation MDVEARKDSPPARRKAHSLLVALNCGMLALGTTGGPLMSRLYYSKGGHRQWLSAWLQTGGWPLLLIPVVAAYLGRRSRDRGAPVLLTPPRILLAAAGLGVVTGADNFIYAYGLTYLPVSTSAILISTQLAFTVFFAFLIVRQRLSASSLNAVALLSVGAVVLGLHVSSDRPAGITRGKYWLGFALTLGAAALYGLVLPLVELAYKRAAGGGRAVTYALVMEVQLVMGLFATAFCTVGMVVNKDFEAIPREARHFELGEARYYTVLVWAAVLWQFFFLGAVGVIFCVHTLLAGILIAVFIPVTEVAAVIFLHERFSSEKGIALVLSLWGLASYSYGEWSEAKAKKKEAAAAAQTSGSAPLT, from the exons ATGGACGTGGAAGCGCGCAAGGACTCCCCgcccgcgcgccgcaaggcgcacAGCCTCCTGGTGGCGCTCAACTGCGGGATGCTCGCGCTGGGCACAACGGGCGGGCCGCTCATGAGCCGCCTCTACTACAGCAAGGGCGGCCACCGGCAGTGGCTCTCCGCGTGGCTCCAGACCGGTGGTTGGCCGCTGCTGCTGATCCCCGTGGTGGCGGCCTACCTCGGCCGCCGCTCGCGTGACCGCGGCGCCCCGGTCCTGCTCACCCCGCCGCGCATACTGCTGGCAGCCGCGGGGCTCGGCGTCGTCACGGGCGCCGACAACTTCATCTACGCCTACGGGCTCACGTACCTTCCCGTGTCCACCTCCGCGATCCTCATCTCCACGCAGCTGGCCTTCACGGTGTTCTTCGCGTTCCTCATCGTGCGGCAGCGGTTGTCGGCGTCCTCCCTGAACGCCGTGGCGCTGCTGTCGGTGGGCGCCGTCGTGCTGGGCCTGCACGTCTCGTCCGACCGCCCCGCGGGGATCACCAGGGGCAAGTACTGGCTGGGCTTCGCCCTCACCCTCGGCGCCGCGGCGCTCTACGGGCTCGTCCTGCCGCTGGTCGAGCTCGCGTACAAGCGCGCCGCGGGCGGCGGCCGCGCCGTGACGTACGCGCTGGTGATGGAGGTGCAGCTGGTGATGGGGCTCTTCGCCACCGCGTTCTGCACCGTCGGCATGGTCGTCAACAAGGACTTCGAG GCGATCCCGAGGGAGGCGAGGCACTTCGAGCTGGGGGAGGCCCGGTACTACACGGTGCTGGTGTGGGCGGCCGTGCTGTGGCAGTTCTTCTTCCTGGGCGCGGTGGGGGTTATCTTCTGCGTGCACACGCTGCTGGCGGGCATCCTCATCGCGGTGTTCATCCCGGTGACGGAGGTGGCTGCCGTGATCTTCCTGCACGAGAGGTTCAGCAGCGAGAAGGGCATCGCGCTCGTGCTCTCGCTCTGGGGCCTGGCGTCCTACTCCTACGGGGAGTGGAGCGAGGCCAaggccaagaagaaggaagCTGCAGCTGCCGCCCAAACCTCCGGATCAGCTCCCCTGACTTGA